Sequence from the Stenotrophomonas sp. 364 genome:
CGACCATGCCGGCCATCGACTACAGCTTTGCCGGCCAGATCGGTCATGCGATGACCACGATCTTCGCGCCACTGGGCTTCAACTGGCAGATCTGCATTGCCCTGATCCCGGGCATGGGCGCGCGTGAAGTGGCGGTGTCCTCGCTGGCCACGATCTATGCGCTGTCCGCCGCCGACGACGATGCGGCGATCCAGGCGCTGACCCCGGTGGTGGCCCATGGCTGGTCGCTGGCCACCGGCCTGTCGCTGCTGGTGTGGTTCATCTATGCGCCGATGTGCATTTCCACGCTGGCCACGATCAAGCGTGAAACCAACTCGTGGAAGCAGGTGGGCTTTGCCACCGTCTACCTGTTCGCGGCGGCCTATGTTGCCGCGCTGGTCACCTACCAGGTGACCGTGGCACTGGGCGGCGGCTGATGAGCACCGGCCTGCTGCTGCAGTACATCGTGGTGGTGCTGATCGTCATGGTCAGTGCCTGGGTGGTGCTGAAGAAGCAGTTCCCCGGCACCGTGCGCAAGGCGCGTGGGGCGATCGCGCTGGGGCTGGTGAAGCCGCAGCGCGCCGCCTGGCTTCAGGCACTGGGGCGGAAAATCGCGCCGCCGGCCAGCGGCGGCGGTGGCGCGTGTGGCGGCTGCGACAGCTGCGGCCCGAGCACCCCGAAACAGCACTGACGCAAGCCCCGTAGCGCCGGCCTCTGCCCGGCTGCTCTTCGGCCAATGCTGCGGTGATCTGACACAAGCCGGGCAGAGCCGGGCGCTACGGGGGTGCACTTCGGTCATTCGCGCGGCGATCTGGCACAAGCCGCGTAGCGCCGGGCTCTGCCCGGCTGCTCTTCGGCCAATGCTGCGGTGATCTGACACAAGCCGGGCAGAGCCCGGCGCTACGGGGGTGCACTTCGGTCATTCGCGCGGCGATCTGGCGCAAGCCGCGTAGAGCCGGGCTCTGCCCGGCTGCTCTTCGGCCGATGCTGCGGTGATCTGACGCAAGCCGGGCAGAGCCCGGCGCTACGGCGGGTCAGCGGGCCTGGCGGCCCAGCTGCTCGGCCTGCTGCAGCCAGGCCTCGCGCTGCGCCGCGGAGGCGCTGCGCACCGGCCCGAAGCCGCTTATCTTCACCGGCCGGATGCCGCAGAATTCAAGGATCGTCCGCCGGATCTGCTGGTGCCCCGGCATGCGGTAGACCCAGCGGTAGTACCAAGGCGGGGTGTCCAGGGTTGTGATCACCCGTGCGCTGCGTCCGGCCAGCAGGCGGTCCCACCACACCGAATCGGCGCGGTACCGGAAGGCAACGCCAGGCAGGAAGGCGCGGTCGAAGAAACCTCTGAGCAACGCCGGCATGCCGCCCCACCAGGTGGGATACACCAGGACCAGATGCTCGCAGCCGGCGATGGCGGCGTTGATCTGCTCCAGGCCCGGCTCCAGCGGCTGGATCTGGCGGTAGCCGTGGCGCAGGATCGGGTCGAAATCGATCTCGCCCAGCGCGAACAGCTGCACCGGGTGGCCGGCGGCGAGCGCGGCGTGTTGGTACCGCTCGGCCAGCGCACCGCACAGGCTGTCGCGGTCGGGGTGGCCAAGCAGGATGACGATGGATCGGGACATGCGGGCGCTCGTTGCCGGGCGGTGCAGGCTACGGTCTGCCCCATGGGGCAGAGTCAAGCGGCCACGCACGCGCCTTGGGCGAGGCAGGCATCGAGCGGGCCGCTGTGGCCCTCGGCGGCCAGAACGGCCACCTCGGCACGCAGGTCGGTCAAGGCGCTGTCCAGCTGCCGCAGCCGCGCAAGGTCGGCGCGCACCGCGCGCTGGCGTGACGCCAGCAAGGCCTGCACCCGGTCCCAGTCGATGCTTCCGTCGGGCCGTCGCAACGCAGCCACATCGGCCAGTCGGAAGCCCAGTACCAGCGCCTGACGGATCAACAGCACCAGGTTGAGGTCCTGTTCGCTGTAGTCGCGGTACCGGTTGATGCGCGGCACCGTGGCCAGCAGGCCACGCGCCTCGTACAGGCGGATCGCTTTCTGGCTGGCGCCGCTGCGCCGGGCCACCTCGGAAATGCGCATGTCAGTCGCGCACCGTGTCGCCGGTGACAAGAACACGTTGCTGCGAAAGCTGCATGGGCAAGGCCTGGAAAAAGCAGGTGCACAGGGTAGCAAGCGGGAGCGGGCGGGGCGGCGCGACAACGGTCTGGTGCCGTTGCATCGCGCCGGCCGGGATGTGCGCGGCATTTCCCCTTGTGCAGGCCTGCGCGCATCGCTAGCCTGCGGGCATGACCACTCCCCCTCTTCGTTTGCTCATCCACGGCGCGTCCGGACGCATGGGCCAGGCCCTGCTGCGGCTCGCCGCCGAGAATCCTTCCCTGCAGATCGTTGCCGCGGTGACCCGCCGGTCGCCGGCGCAACGCGTGGTGGACGGTGTGCCGCATTTCGCCAGCAGTGAACTGGCCGGTGCGCCCACGTTCGACGTGGCGATCGACTTCAGCCTGCCCGAAGGCTTCGATCCGGTCCTGGCACTGTGCGTCGAGCGGGGTGCCGGGCTGGTGTCGGGCACCACCGGCATCAGCGAGGCGCAACGCCAGGCGCTGATCCAGGCGGCCGCCGGCATCCCGCTGGTATGGGCGTCGAACTTCAGCCTGGGCGTGGCGGTACTGGACGAGCTGGTCGAGCGCGCCGCGGCGGCGCTGGCCGGCTGGAACTGCGACATCGTCGAGTCGCACCACGTGCACAAGCAGGACGCGCCCTCCGGGACCGCGCTGACGCTCGGTGCCGCAGCGCAGAAGGGTGGGGCAGACCCGCACTACGCCAGCCTGCGCGCCGGGGACATCGTGGGCGAGCACCTGGTCCAGTTCACCGGGCTGGGCGAGCGCATCGAGTTGACCCACCGCGCCACCAACCGGGACATCTTCGCCCGCGGCGCGCTGTTTGCCGCCACCCAGCTGGCCGGCCGCGCGCCCGGCAGCTACCGGGTCCGCGACCTGCTGGCCGGTGCCACGCCCGCTGCTGCTGGCTGAACGCGCTGGCTGAACAGGCCGGCCAGCCCACCCGGGCCGACCGGCCCAGCGGGGCCGGGAGCGGCGCGCTGGCTGAACCCCGGGCGCGGTGATTGCGCCCGTACGTCAGCGCATGCATGTAAACGCTGGCGTCGCAGCCCCCTTGCCTTTACAATTCCCGCTCGCTGAATCACGACAGCCGGACCGGTCCCGCACCGCAGTCCGCGCTTTTTTGCAGCCGCTTTTTCGTGGAGCGCAGGCGTGACTTCGGTGCCCCCATCGGTAGCCAAAGTGAGATCTCCGTGACCCAAGCCGCAATCCTCGTCCTCGAAGACGGCACCGTATTCGAGGGCGAATCCGTAGGCGCGCCCGGCCTGTCCGTCGGCGAGGTGGTGTTCAACACCGCCATGACCGGTTATCAGGAAGTGCTGACTGATCCTTCCTACGCCCGGCAGATGGTCACGCTGACCTACCCGCATATCGGCAACACCGGCATGACCGACCAGGACGACGAAGCCCACAAGGTGTGGTCGGCGGGTCTGATCGTGCGCGACGTGCCGCGCCGTCCCAGCAACTGGCGCAGCCAGGTGTCGCTGCAGGACTGGCTGCTGCAGCGCGGCGTGGTGGCCATTTCCGGCATCGACACCCGCAAGCTGACCCGCATCCTGCGCGAGCGCGGCGCCCAGAACGGTGCGCTGATGGCCGGTGACGGCATCAATGTGGACACGGCCCTGGAAGCGGCACGCAAGTTCCCCGGCCTGAAGGGCATGGATCTGGCCAAGGTGGTGAGCACCGACAAGGCCTACCCGTGGACCGAAGGCCAGCTGAACCTGGACAACAACGAGTTCGTCAGCGCCGCACCCAGGTTCAAGGTGGTGGCCTACGACTTCGGCGCAAAGCTCAACATCCTGCGCATGCTGGCCGAGCGTGGCTGCGACATCACCGTGGTGCCGGCGCAGACCCCGGCCGCCGACGTGCTGGCGATGAACCCGGACGGCGTGTTCCTGTCCAACGGCCCCGGCGACCCGGAACCGTGCGACTACGCGATCGAGGCGATCAAGGTGTTCCTGGACAAGAAGCTGCCGGTGTTCGGCATCTGCCTGGGCCACCAGCTGCTGGCGCTGGCCTCCGGTGCCAAGACGGTCAAGATGGGCCATGGCCACCACGGCGCGAACCACCCGGTGCAGGACCTCGACGATGGCCGGGTGATGATCACCTCGCAGAACCATGGCTTCGCGGTGGATGAAGCCACGCTGCCGGCCACCCTGCGCGTGACCCACCGCTCGCTGTTCGATGGCACCAACCAGGGCATCGCACGCACCGACGTGCCGGCGTTCTCGTTCCAGGGCCATCCGGAAGCCTCGCCGGGTCCGCACGACGTGGCGCCGCTGTTCGACCGTTTCGTGACCCTGATGGCGCAGGCCAAGGCCTGATCCGCCGCCGCCGGCGCCCCCGGCGGCATCGCGACGGAACGCGAGTCCCTGCAATGCCGCAGCCCTTGGCGCGGCGCTGCACCCCCGGAAGTTTCCTGATCGACAGCGTGCGATCACCCCGACACGCTGTACTGACTTAGAGAAGACAATGCCCAAGCGCACTGACCTTAAAACCATCCTCATCATCGGTGCTGGCCCGATCGTCATCGGCCAGGCCTGTGAGTTCGACTACTCCGGCGCGCAGGCCTGCAAGGCGCTGCGTGACGAGGGGTATCGCGTGGTGCTGGTCAACAGCAATCCGGCCACGATCATGACCGACCCGGAGATGGCCGACGCCGTCTACATCGAGCCGATCAACTGGCAGACGGTCGAGAAGATCATCGCCAAGGAAAAGCCCGACGCCCTGCTGCCGACCATGGGCGGTCAGACCGCGCTGAACTGCGCGCTGGACCTGGCCGACAACGGCGTGCTCGAGAAGTACAACGTTGAACTGATCGGCGCCAAGCGCGACGCGATCCGCATGGCCGAAGACCGCGAGCTGTTCCGCGTGGCCATGGGCGAGATCGGCCTGGAGTGCCCGTCCGCCGCGGTGGCGCACACGCTGGAAGAAGCGATCGACATCCAGACCCGCGTCGGCTACCCGACCATCATCCGTCCCAGCTTCACCCTGGGCGGCAGCGGCGGCGGCATCGCCTACAACCGCGAAGAGCTGGTCGATATCGTGACCCGCGGCCTGGAACTGTCGCCGACCACCGAAGTGCTGGTGGAAGAGTCGGTGCTGGGCTGGAAGGAATTCGAGATGGAGGTGGTGCGCGACACCGCCGACAACTGCATCATCGTCTGCTCGATCGAGAACCTGGACCCGATGGGCGTGCACACCGGTGACTCGATCACCGTGGCCCCGGCCCAGACCCTGACCGACAAGGAATACCAGCGCCTGCGCGATGCCTCCATCGCCGTGCTGCGCAAGATCGGCGTGGACACCGGCGGCTCGAACGTGCAGTTCGGCATCAGCCCGACCACCGGCCGCGTGGTGGTGATCGAGATGAACCCGCGCGTGTCGCGTTCGTCTGCGCTGGCCTCCAAGGCCACCGGCTTCCCGATCGCCAAGGTCGCGGCCAAGCTGGCGGTGGGTTACACCCTGGACGAATTGAAGAACGAGATCACCGGCGGCCTGACCCCGGCGTCGTTCGAGCCGTCGATCGACTACGTTGTCACCAAGATTCCGCGCTTCGCCTTCGAGAAGTTCCCGGCCGCCGATGCGCGCCTGACCACCCAGATGAAGTCGGTGGGCGAGGTGATGGCGATGGGCCGCACCTTCCAGGAATCGCTGCAGAAGGCCCTGCGTGGCCTGGAAACCGGCAAGATCGGGCTGGACCCGACCGGCCTGGACCTGGCCAACGAAGACGACATCACCACTCTCAAGCGCGAGCTCAAGGCCCCGGGCCCGGAGCGTCTGTTCTTCGTGGGTGACGCGTTCCGTGCCGGCTTCAGCGTGGAAGACGTGTTCGCGCTGTCGCACATCGACCCGTGGTTCCTGGACCAGATCGAAGAGATCATCCAGGCCGAAGCACAGGTCGCGGCCGATGGCATCGACGCACTGGACGGCGCACGCCTGCGCAAGCTCAAGCGCGCCGGTTTCTCCGACGCCCGCCTGGCCGAATTGACCGGCACCAATGAAGCGGCCGTGCGCGCGCTGCGCCGTGCGCACAAGGTGCGCCCGGTGTACAAGCGCGTGGACTCCTGCGCCGCCGAGTTCGGCACCAGCACCGCGTACCTGTACTCGACCTACGAGGACGAGTGCGAGGCCGCGCCGAGCAACCGCGACAAGATCATGATCCTGGGCGGCGGTCCGAACCGCATCGGCCAGGGCATCGAGTTCGACTACTGCTGCGTGCACGCGGCCCTGGCGCTGCGCGAGGATGGTTATGAAACCATCATGGTCAACTGCAACCCGGAAACCGTCTCCACCGATTACGACACCTCCGACCGCCTGTACTTCGAGCCGCTGACGCTGGAAGACGTGCTGGAGATCGTCGAGCTCGAACAGCCGAAGGGCGTGATCGTGCAGTACGGCGGCCAGACCCCGCTGAAGCTGGCGCGCGCGCTGGAAGCCAACGGCGTGCCGGTGATCGGCACCTCGCCGGACTCCATCGACCTGGCCGAAGACCGCGAGCGCTTCCAGCAGCTGGTGGAGAAGCTGGGCCTGAAGCAGCCGCCGAACCGCATCGCCCGCAACGACCAGGAAGCCCTGCTGCTGGCGCGCGAGATCGGCTACCCGCTGGTGGTGCGCCCGAGCTACGTGCTGGGCGGCCGCGCGATGGAAATCGTGTACGGCGAATCCGACCTGGCCCGCTACGTGCGTGACGCGGTGAAGGTGTCCAACGATTCGCCGGTGCTGCTGGACCGCTTCCTGGACAACGCGGTGGAAGTGGACGTGGACATCATTGCCGACAAGGACGGCAACGTGCTGATCGGCGGCGTGATGGAGCACATCGAAGAAGCTGGCGTGCATTCGGGCGATTCGTCCTGCTCGCTGCCGCCGTACTCGCTGTCGGCTGACACCCAGGCCGAGCTGCGTCGCCAGGTGGTGGAGCTGGCCAAGGCCCTGAACGTGGTCGGCCTGATGAACACCCAGTTCGCGATCCAGGCCGGCGAAAACGGCGAGGACATCGTGTACCTGCTGGAAGTGAACCCGCGTGCCTCGCGCACCGTGCCGTTCGTGTCCAAGGCCACCGGCATGGCGCTGGCCAAGATCGCCGCGCGCTGCATGGCCGGTAAGACCCTGGCCGAGCAGGGCGCCACCAAGGAAATCGTGCCGGACTACTACTCGGTCAAGGAAGCGATCTTCCCGTTCGCCAAGTTCCAGGGCGTCGACCCGATCCTCGGGCCGGAGATGCGCTCCACCGGTGAGGTGATGGGCGTGGGCCGCAGCTTCAGCGCCGCCTTCGCACGTGCGCAGGAGGCCGGTGGCATCAAGGCCCCGCCGCTGGGCAAGGCGTTCGTGTCGGTGCGTGACCCGGACAAGCAGCGCGTGCTGCCGGTGGCCAAGCTGCTGCTGGAGCGTGGTTACACGCTGGTGGCCACGCGCGGCACCGGTGCGTGGCTGCAGCAGCACGGCATGGACTGCGAGATCGTCAACAAGGTGGTCGAGGGCCGTCCGCACATCGTCGACTCGATCAAGAATGGCGAGATCGTGTATATCGTCAACACGACCGAAGGGCGTGCGGCGATCAACGACTCGTTCTCGATCCGTCGCGAGGCGCTGCAGCACCGCGTCACCTATTCGACCACCATTGCCGGCGCCAAGGCGCTGGTGCAATCACTGGAATTCCGCGGGACCGGCCCGGTCTGGTCGCTGCAGGAACTGCACAAGGAGTTGAACGCATGAGAGCACCGATCACGTTGAAGGGCGCGCAGCGTCTGCGCGAAGAGCTGGACCATCTGAAGTCGGTCAAGCGCCCCAAGGTCATCGCGGCGATCGCCGAAGCGCGCGAACACGGCGATCTCAAGGAGAACGCCGAGTACCACGCCGCGCGTGAGGAGCAGGGCTTCATCGAAGGCCGCATCAAGCAGCTGGAAGGCGAGCTCTCGCACGCCGAGATCATCGACATCACCAAGCTCAACGCCGGCAGCAAAGTGGTGTTTGGTGCCACCGTCGAGCTGTCGGACGTGGAAAGCGACGAGGAAAAGCGCTACCAGATCGTGGGTGACCTGGAAGCGGACATCAAGCTTGGCCTGATCGCCATCTCCTCGCCGCTGGCGCGTGCGTTGATCGGCAAGCTGGAAGGCGATGCGGTCACCATCGACGCACCGGCCGGCCAGCGCGAGTACGAAATCGTCAGCGTCCAGTACCTGGACTGAAACGATGGCCACCGCGACGCTGCTGCTGCCGGCCCGCAGCCGTTTTCCCGCCGCGCCCTTGCCCGATGACGTGGCAAAGGCGCTGGGGCGGGCCGAGCGCAGCAGTGTCCAGGCCGGCGAGCGTGCCCAGCTGCAGCGGCATTTCCAGCTGCAGCCGGCGCACTGGCCGGTGGCCGCGCTGACCCGCCAGCTGGACGTGGGCGATGCCGCCGATGCGATCTGGCTGCGTGCCGACCCGGCCAACGTGGTCCCGGACATGCAGGGCGCGCGGATGATGGGCCACGGCGACACGCTGCGGCCCGATGCACACGACGCGGCGCAGCTGCTGCCCGCCCTGCAGCCGCTGTTTGCCGGGTTCGGCTTCACCCTCGATGCACCGGTGCCCTCGCGCTGGTACCTGCGCCTGCCGCCGGGCACCCACCTTCCCGAGTTCGACACGCCCGACGATGTCCTCGGCGATGACCTGTTCGCCCACCTGCCCGAAGGCGACGCCGGGCGCCGTTGGCGCGCGCTGCTGACCGAGGCGCAGGTGGTGCTGCACACCCATGACTGGAACCAGCAGCGGGTCGCAGATGGCAAGCGGCCGATCAACTCCCTGTGGTTCTGGGGCGGCGGCGCGCTGCCGCAGGCGGTACAGACCCCGCATGCCCAGGTACGCAGCCGTGAGTCGCTGCTGCAGGCGTTGGCCCGCGCGGCCGGCGTGCATGCCGATGGCGAACAGCAGGTGGACGCGCTGGTCGACCTGCGCCAGCTGCGTTCGCTGGAGCAGTTGGGCAACGATGCGATCCGCCCGCTGCTGTCGGCGTTGCAGCGTGGCGAACTGCGTCGGCTGGTGCTGGATTTCGAGGACGGCGTGCGCTTTGAGATCGACAAGGGCCAGCGCTGGCGCTTCTGGAAGAAGCCGGTCCAGCTTCACGACGCCTGAGTGCAGCGCCGACCGAGGGTCGGCGTTCCTGCCTCTGGCCAGGGCCAGGGCTCAGCGCAATTCTGTCTCGAACGTGGCCAGGTGCCAGAAGCCGCCCGGCATGGCCCGGCACAGCCCGGTCACGTATTCGCGGCTCACCACGAACTGCGTGCCATCCCACACCCAATAGCGCCCGAACCCGCAGCGGCCCAGGGTCCGCTCGTCCCTCTCTTCGTAGAGCACCGCGTCCGGAGGCCGCAGGAACACGTGCGCGGTGGTGACCAGCGCCGGCTCGAACGGCGGTTGCGCGCGGATCACCCAGCTCGGCCCGCTCGCGTAGTAGCCCGGCCCGAGGCAGGTCATGGACGCCAGCAGGTGCTCCGGGTCCAGCCGGTGCACGTCCAGTGATGTCGATTCCACCCGATCCTCCTGCCATGCGCACACCGTCTGCATGTCACGGCCGGCCAACAGCGCGTCCATCAGGTCCTTGCGTTCGGCAAGCGCCGCATCGTTCGGCCGTGTTTCCGCCAGCGGTGGCGGATTCTTCAGCACCGGCTTGGGCAAGGCCGGCGGTACGCTCGACTCTGGCCGGGTGCCGCGCTGGATCAGCGCGCCGGGGGTGTCGAGCCGGTCCTGCGCCGCGTCCATCTTCAGCAGCAGGGCCTTGGCGCCGCGGTTGGAAATGGGCCAGGCGCTGCCGGCCGCATCCACGATCGCGATGGGCGCATCGCGCCGCAGCGCCACCAGCAGCGCGTCTACCTGTGCTTGGCTGAGTGTGGCCGGTGCCTCGGGCTGCGTGGGAACCACCGCACCCAGCGCACGGCCGTCCACGCGCAGCTGCAGCGCGCCGGTGGGCCTGGGCGCCGGCGTCTTCTCTCCGGCATCCCCGTATTGCGCGCCGTCCACGTAGCCCAACATCGCGGTGACGGGGGTATCCGGCCCGCCGGCACGTTCGAACAGCAGGCTGAAGGCCAGCGGTGCGTCGGCGCTGAATCCGGCGGCGCGGCAGGTCCGGGTGTTGTCACAGGCCAGCAGCCAATCGTGCTCGAAGAACGAGGTACCCAGTGAAGACGCCGTCGCGGCGGTGACCGGTGCCAGCGAGAGGGCCATGGCCAGGCGCCACGGCAATGCAGAGAAAGGCATGAAACAACCGGGTGGAAGCGGGCAGGGAGTATCCAGCATCGGCGCATGCACGGGAACGCACGTGTCGACCGATGTACCCGCAGAGCAGCTACCGGAGCCAGCCGGTATCATGGCGGCACTCTCTGCAACCCGGCGATGCCGATGTCTTCCACCGCCGCCGCTGCGCCGCTCTCCGCTTCCCCTGCCACCACGCACACCGTCACCCTGCAGCGCCGCCACGCAGCGCCGGTGGCCGGTTGGCCCGACGACATGCTGCCGCTGCTGCAGCGTCTGTATGCCGCACGCGGTGTCACCGATGCGGCGCAGGCGCAGCCAAAGCTGGCGCAGCTGCACGCGCCGGAGCTGATGGGTAGCATGCAGGCCGCAGTAAACCTGCTGGCCGAGGCGATTGCCAGCAACGCCCGCATCCTGGTGGTGGGTGATTTCGACTGCGACGGCGCCACGGCCTGCGCGGTGGGCGTGCGCGGGCTGCGCATGCTCGGTGCGCGCGACGTGGTGCACGCGGTGCCCAACCGCATCTTGCACGGCTACGGATTGTCGCCGTCGCTGGTGGCTGACCTGGCGCACCTGCAGCCGGGCCTGCTGGTCACCGTCGACCACGGCATTGCCTGCCATGCCGGCGTGACGGCGGCCAAGGCGCTGGGCTGGAAAGTGCTGGTCACCGACCACCATCTGCCGGGCGAACGGCTGCCGCCGGCCGATGCGCTGGTGGACCCGAACATCAGCGGCGATGCCTTCCCCAGCAAGGCGCTGGCCGGCGTGGGCGTGATCTTCTACGTATTGATGGCGCTGCGTCGCCACCTGCGCGAACAGGGGGCGTTTGCCGCGACCCGCGAGCCGGACCTGCTGACCCTGCTGGACCTGGTCGCGGTGGGCACCGTGGCCGACCTGGTGGCGCTCGACGCCAACAACCGGGCACTGGTTGCTGCCGGGCTGCGCCGCTTGCGTGCCGGTCAGGGCTGCGTGGGCCTGCAGGCCCTGATCGAGGCCAGCGGCCGTGATCCGGCACGGCTGAGCGCCACCGACATCGGATTCGCGCTGGGCCCACGTTTGAATGCCGCCGGGCGCCTGGAAGACATGGCGCTGGGCATCGAACTGCTGCTCACCGAAGACCGCGGCCAGGCCCGCGAGATCGCCCAGACCCTGGAACAGATCAACGCCGAGCGTCGCGCGGTGCAGCAGCTGATGACCGACGACGCCGAACTGGCGGTGTCGCGCGCGATGCTCACGGCCGAGGGCGAACGCCCGATCGCTGCATGTCTGTTCGATGCCGAGTGGCATCCCGGCGTGGTCGGCCTGGTGGCATCGAAGATGAAGGACCGCCTGCACCGCCCGGTGATTGCGTTTGCCCCGTCCGAACCGGGCAGCGATTCACTGCGCGGCTCGGCACGCTCGATCCCCGGCTTCCACATCCGTGACGCGCTGGCGCTGGTCAATGCCGCGCACCCGGGCCTGATCGACAAGTTCGGTGGCCACGCGATGGCGGCGGGGTTGAGCCTGCCGCATGCGCGCTTGGATGATTTCCACAAGGCATTCGTAGCCGTGGTCGAGTCGAGCATGGACCCGGCGTCGTTGCAGCAGCTGCTGCTGAGCGATGGCGAGCTGGCGGCGGGGGAACTCGATTTCCGCCATGCCGAAGCGCTGCGACTGGCCGGCCCGTGGGGGCAGGGCTTCCCCGAGCCGCTGTTTGACGGCCATTTCCAGGTGGCGCGCTGGCAGGTGCTGAAGGAAAAGCACCTGAAACTCAGCCTGCGCGTGCCCGGCCGTGCCGAACCGATCAATGCGATCCACTTCAGTGGCTGGAAAGGCACCGCCCCGGCCAACCACGTGCATATCGCCTACCGCCTGGTCAGCGATGACTATCGCGGAGGCGGCGCGATCCAGCTCATCATCGAGCACTGCGCCGACGCGTGAGTGCTGCGCGCGGGCGCGCAGCACCGGTGCCGCTGTTTACTCCTGCACCTTGGTCACCAGCGTGGGCATTTCCCAGGCGCCGCCGGCCGAGACCAGCCGGCACAGCCCGGTGCTGGAGACTTCGGTCTTCACGAACTGGGTGCCGGTCCAGCCCCAGGTGGTGCTGTAGAAGCAGTCGCCCAGGCCGCGGCCCTTGTGCGATTCGCCGATGGTGCGCACGTCATCGCCCGCGCCCGAGGTGGTCACCAGCCGCGGCTGGTAAGGGGCGCGGTCGTTGACCACCCAGTAGCCGTCACCGGTGTTGTAGGCCGCGCGCCAGCAGGCCTGCGAGACCAGCAGCTTGTCCGCGCTCAGCCGCTGCACGGTGATCTCCTGCGGGCCTTCATTGGAGATCATGCTGTCGCCCGGGTGCAGGGCCTCGCAGTCGTCGGCCGAGGTCGATGCGGCCAGCGCAGCGCGCAGTGCCTTCGATTCGCCCAGTGCTTCATCGGCGGGGCGGGTCGGCACCACCTTGGCCAGCTTCACCACCGGCATCGGCACGGCCGGCAGCACCGTGCTTTCCGCCTTGGTGCCCTTGCGGACCAGCGCGCCCGGCGTGCCCAGCCGGCCCTG
This genomic interval carries:
- a CDS encoding DUF1176 domain-containing protein, whose protein sequence is MPFSALPWRLAMALSLAPVTAATASSLGTSFFEHDWLLACDNTRTCRAAGFSADAPLAFSLLFERAGGPDTPVTAMLGYVDGAQYGDAGEKTPAPRPTGALQLRVDGRALGAVVPTQPEAPATLSQAQVDALLVALRRDAPIAIVDAAGSAWPISNRGAKALLLKMDAAQDRLDTPGALIQRGTRPESSVPPALPKPVLKNPPPLAETRPNDAALAERKDLMDALLAGRDMQTVCAWQEDRVESTSLDVHRLDPEHLLASMTCLGPGYYASGPSWVIRAQPPFEPALVTTAHVFLRPPDAVLYEERDERTLGRCGFGRYWVWDGTQFVVSREYVTGLCRAMPGGFWHLATFETELR
- the recJ gene encoding single-stranded-DNA-specific exonuclease RecJ, producing the protein MPMSSTAAAAPLSASPATTHTVTLQRRHAAPVAGWPDDMLPLLQRLYAARGVTDAAQAQPKLAQLHAPELMGSMQAAVNLLAEAIASNARILVVGDFDCDGATACAVGVRGLRMLGARDVVHAVPNRILHGYGLSPSLVADLAHLQPGLLVTVDHGIACHAGVTAAKALGWKVLVTDHHLPGERLPPADALVDPNISGDAFPSKALAGVGVIFYVLMALRRHLREQGAFAATREPDLLTLLDLVAVGTVADLVALDANNRALVAAGLRRLRAGQGCVGLQALIEASGRDPARLSATDIGFALGPRLNAAGRLEDMALGIELLLTEDRGQAREIAQTLEQINAERRAVQQLMTDDAELAVSRAMLTAEGERPIAACLFDAEWHPGVVGLVASKMKDRLHRPVIAFAPSEPGSDSLRGSARSIPGFHIRDALALVNAAHPGLIDKFGGHAMAAGLSLPHARLDDFHKAFVAVVESSMDPASLQQLLLSDGELAAGELDFRHAEALRLAGPWGQGFPEPLFDGHFQVARWQVLKEKHLKLSLRVPGRAEPINAIHFSGWKGTAPANHVHIAYRLVSDDYRGGGAIQLIIEHCADA
- a CDS encoding DUF1176 domain-containing protein, yielding MRLSALLPLLMLAPWLPAHAAPAAVSGLSFTHNDWTLACDNTRTCRAAGYQNDEDGGNAPVSILLTRLAGPDQPVKAEVMLGQYDETKLPRQLSLQINDTKLGALAYKAADGTAVLSPAQVKTLLSTLTGTSRIVLTGNDGKRWTVSDRGASAVLLKMDEFQGRLGTPGALVRKGTKAESTVLPAVPMPVVKLAKVVPTRPADEALGESKALRAALAASTSADDCEALHPGDSMISNEGPQEITVQRLSADKLLVSQACWRAAYNTGDGYWVVNDRAPYQPRLVTTSGAGDDVRTIGESHKGRGLGDCFYSTTWGWTGTQFVKTEVSSTGLCRLVSAGGAWEMPTLVTKVQE